The Arcobacter sp. CECT 8986 DNA window GATATTTTGGTGGAGTAAAACTTGGTACAGGTGGTTTAGTAAGAGCATATAGTGATGCAGTAAATAAAGTTATAGATGCTGCAACTTTATTTGAATATGAAAAACTTTCGGAAAAACAGATTAATTGTGAGTATTCAGAATTGTCAAAAATTGAGTATGATTTACAACAATTAGATATCCAAGTAAAAAATAAAACATTTACTCAAAATGTAATGCTTCAATTAGAAGCTACTAAAGAGAAATTTGAAAAACTAAAAAAAAATCTTCCTAGACATATTTCATTACAGTAAATTTTAAAGTAAAAATTCATTATAATAATTAAATAAATTATTTTTTGGAGTTTTTATGAAGAGTTTATTTACTATAATGATTTTGTGTACTATTCTTTTATCAAAAGAAAAACCAAATGTTAAATTTGAAAATTTGCCTTTAAAAGAGTTTGTTAAAATAAGTTCAAAAATTTTAGATAAAAATATATTATTAAATAGTGAATTAAAAGGAAGTGTTGATTTTTATTCAACTAAACCTTTAAAAGAAGAGCAATTACTAGTTTTATTAAAAAATTCATTAAATACAAATGGTTATGATTTAATTGATGAAAAGTATTATTATAAAGTAATAAAAAAAGATGCAACTTCTATAAAATCAAAAACAATAGTATTAAAAAATATAGATGTAAATGAATTATATTTAAATCTAAAAAATATGAAAAGTGAAATTTTTAAAAATGTTAATTTTTTGAAAATGAATACAAATAATTCAATTACTATAATTGGAAAAGAAAATAGTATAAATACAATCTCAAAGTACATATTAAATATAGATAAAAATAATAAAAAACGAGTTTCAAAAGTAATTACTTTGAAAAATAGTGAAGCTAAAAATATTACAAAAATCATAAATGATTATTTATCCAAAAATAAAATCTCTAATCTTTTTGTTTCATTAGATATTGATTCAAACTCTTTAGTTTTAATAGGAAGTAGTAAACAAGTTATTTTAATTGAAAATCTAATAAATCAATTGGATAAAGATGAAATACAAGTATATTTAAAAGCTAAGATAGTTGAAGTAAATAGAACATTATTAAAAGAAGTGGGTATGAAATATGGATTATTATCTGGTAAAACAAATAGTAGTGGAATATATACAATTGCATCAAATTTTAATTCACGAGTATCTAATAGTTTTGATATTTCAGATATTGGTTTATCTTTACCCACTTTAAAATCTTCATTATCTTTAGCTGCAACTTTATCTTTACTACAAGAAAATTATGCTTTAAAAATAGTATCAGAACCATCAATTTTATGTATAAATAATAAAAGTAGTTCAATTTATGTAGGTGAGAGTATCTCTTTACAAACAGACTCAACTGTAACAACAGGAGGAAATACTTCTTATTCTTATGAAAGAACTGATATTGGATTAAAACTTGATGTAAAACCAAGAGTATCAAAAGATGTAAATAAAGTAAGATTAAATATAAAAACAATTTTGGAAGGTATTAAAAATAGTTCGACAAATAACCAGCCAGACACAACAAAAAAACAGATTGATACTTCTGTAATTGTAAAAAATGGTGAGAGTATTATATTAGGTGGATTAATAGAAAATAGAAAGGAAAATATTGACCAAAGCATCCCTTTATTATCAAGTATTCCTATTATGGGAGATTTATTTAAGTATAAAAATACTCAAAATATACAAAAAAATCTAGTTGTAGTTATTACTCCATATATTGTGCCAAATACAAAAGATTTGACATTTATAAGAAATCAGTTATCAAAGTTAAAAAGTATAGAAAATAGTTTTATAAATGAAATTGTAAAAAAACAAAAAAGTAAGAATGAAGAAAAAAGAGTTAGTAGTGAAGAGTTACATAAAAAAAGAGTTAAAGAGATGTTAGGTATATAATCTATTTAACTTTTTTTAATAGGTCTTCTTCAATTAATGGATGTCTTTGTTTATTCTCTTTTGATTCACTTGAAAGAATTTTATTACAATCAATACATAATGTAATTAAGTTTTCAAAATTATATCCACCACCTTTTGATAAAGGCTTTACAAATGATACATAAGCATCTGATGAAGCTATTTTAAGACCACATCTTTTACATTTACAATTATCTCTTCTATATGTAAAATCTTTTCTTTTTGCCCAGTCATTTGGTCTTTTATTATTTATAGGTTTAGAACCAGCTTCATAGTTTGACCATAAAAGGTCTTTATCTATACAAGTTTGAGTTTGTAAGTCATACTCATAATCAACAAATTGAGATACTAAATCTTCAATTATTAGTATTTGTCTTCTTTTGCTATCTTTTTCATTTTCAGTTCTTTTTATTATCTCATCTAATTGAAAACTTATATTTGGATAAGTATCTTCTAAATGAATTTTAACATCATGAATAAAAGTATTAAAATCACCATTTCTTTTAAATAGTGTAAATACCTTTTTTCTGTAAATATATAAAGGAATTAATAATAGTATTATTATAGTACCACTTATTATAAAATCTGAATTTAAATGCATCTTAAATTAGTCCTGGGTTAATTGAGTGCTTTTTAAAATAGTTACTAACTTCATCAACATTACCTTCAACAAGTAGATTTAATTCTTGTAGATGAATAATTGGTAAATCTATCTCTCTTTTAATCTGTTTTTTTAACTCTTTTCTATTATAGTCTAAAATATAAAAATCATTTATATCATTTACTACTAAAAAATCACTTCCTTTATCAAAAGCCTCTTGTATAACTTCTCCAGCAATTTTAAAAGTAAGTTTATTATTTACATGAAAAGATGATTTATTTAAATCCAATTGTTTTGATTCTAAATCAACTATTTTACAATTTAGCTTTTCTAAATATGATTTAATAAAATGGTGATTTTCACCATAATAAGATATATTAAAATCACAAAAACTATTTTTTATATTATTTGTAACTGATGTTACTTTTTCTAAACTAAAATTTGTAGTTTTATTTATTTTAAAATTTTGCTCTTCTTCTTTTTTGAAAAAGTTTAATTCTTCTTTTAATTTTAATATTTTAGTTTCTATGTTTTCATCTAAATTAAAAACTCTATTTTTTAAACTTGTGTGATATTGTATTCCAACAGGATGTTTTTTTATTACTTTTAAAATATCATTTTTTAATTGAGGTTTTTTATCTATTATATAATCTGCTATTAATAAAACAGAATCTCCAATATAATTTTTTTCAAAATTTAATGTATTAGATGCATAGTAATATTTTTTTAATGATTTATAGTATGCTTTATCCTCTTCGTCCAAAAAATTATCTAAAATTTCAAGTTTTTCATAAAAATCATCATCATTGATTATCAAGTCTGTCATAGATCTTCTTTTTGATAATGGTTCAATTGTTAATTCGCTTGAGAAGTTATTATAAATCTCTTCTAAAGTTGTAGAACAATCAATAACTACATTGTTTAACACAACTTGAGAATCTTCATTTTTATCATAAAAAAACTCATCTTCTTCATTCATTGTATTTAATAAATCAAGTAGTGTTTTTTCATTTTCAACTTTTATAAAATATTTTTTATAAAATGGAATGTAATCAGATTTATAATCAAATCTAAAAAGAGATACTTCTAATTTCATACTAATAATCCTTCTATTCATCAAATCTTTTAATATTTACACCAATCTTACTTAATTTGCCTTCTAAATCTTCATATCCTCTATCTAAATGGTATATTCTGTGAATATTTGTTTCACCTTTTGCAACTAATGCAGCTAAAACAAGTGCAGAAGAAGCTCTTAAGTCAGTAGCCATTACATCTGTACCATTTAAGCTATTTGCACTTCCATTTATTGTTGCAATATTTCCATTTAGATGAATATCTGCACCTAGTCTTAAAAGTTCACTAACATGCATAAATCTATTTTCAAAAAGCCTTTCATCGATTGTACTTGCACCATTTGCTTGAGTTGCTAAAGCCATAAATTGAGCTTGCATATCAGTAGGAAATCCTGGATATTCAGAAGTTATAATATTTACAGGTTTTATCTCATCAGTTGGCAAAATAGTTAAAGAATCTTGTGTTTGAATAATTTCAAAATTCATCTCTTCTAGTTTTGAAATAACTGCTTCTAAATGTAAAGGAATAACATTTTGTATTGTAATTTTTGAATTTGTAATTGCCGCAGCACATAAGTAAGTTCCTGCTTCAATTCTATCTGGAATAATATCAAAATCTTTAAATTCAAGAAGTTTCCCATCTGTTCCTTCAATTATTATTTTTGATGTTCCAATACCTTCAATATTAACTCCTGCATTTTGTAATACTTCACATAATTGAACAATTTCAGGTTCTTTAGCTGCATTTATTATTGTTGTTGTACCAGTTGCTAAACTTGCTGCCATAATTATATTCTCAGTTCCACCTACTGTAACTTTATCGAATACAATTTTTGTTCCTTTCAGACCACTTTCACAAATTGCTTGGATATATCCATTTTTTATCTCTATTGTTGCACCCATTTGTTCTAATGCTTTAAGGTGTAAATCAACAGGTCTTTGTCCAATAGCACAACCACCAGGAAGAGACACTTCGCAATGACCAAATCTAGCAAGTAATGGTCCTAAAACTAAAATTGATGCTCTCATTGTTTTTACAATATCATATGTAGCTTTTGTATTATTTATTTTAGATGTATTTATATCTATTAAGTTTTTATTTCTTGAGTATGAACTACCTAATTTTTCTAATAATTTTAATAAAGTATTTATATCTACAACATCTGGTAAGTTCCCAATCTTAATATCATTTTTAGCTAATATCGTAGAAGCCAATAAAGGAAGTGCAGCATTCTTTGCACCAGAAATTGCTATTTCTCCTTGTAATTTTGTCTTCCCACTAATCTTTAAGTATTTCATTCTTTTCCTAAGTTTTATCTAATTAATTGTATATTCGAAGATATTTTATCAAATAAATACTAAAAAGATTAGTATGTAAATCTAAGCATAAATAATAATGATAATTTAACCATTAACTTATTAGAATTTCGCTTTTTATTTTAGGATGGATTATGAAAGAAGATGTTTCTTTAGGAATTAAATATATGTTATTAGCTTCCTTACTCTTTGCTTTTATGGGGGCAAGTGCAAAAGAGTTAAGTGATTCTATGAGTTCTGTTGAGGTAGTGTTTTTTAGAAATGTATTTGGTGTTGCTATAATACTTTTCTCAATTTACAAAAGACCTTTAAAACAAGTTGGAGGAAAACCCTTTTTATTGATTTTTAGAGGTACAATAGGTTTTATTGCATTATTAATGTTCTTTTATAATATCTCAGAAATTCCTCTTGGTGAAGCGATGACTTTTTCAAGAACATCAACAATATTTACAGCAATATTTGCATATATTTTTGTAAAAGAAAAATTAGGTTTCAAAGGCTGGCTAGGTGTTTTTGTAGGATTCATTGGTATTTTATTTATTACAAAATTTGATGGAAGTAATCTAGATAAGACAGATTGGTTAGGTATTTTATGTGGTGTTGGAGCAGCACTTGCATATACTTCAATTAGAGAATTAAGAAACTATTATGATGGTAGAAGTATAGTTTTATCTTTTATGGGAATAGGAACTGTTGGGCCATTAATCTTAATGATTATCTCACAATTTTACACAAATGAAAAACTTGATTTTATGTTAGCAACTTTTGTAATGCCAGGGACTAAAGATATTATATATATTGTACTTTTGGGATTATTTGCAACATATGCTCAAATTTTTATGACAAAAGCATATTCTTGTGCAAAAGCTGGAATTATTGGTACAATTTCCTATTCAAATATTGCATTTTCAATAATATTAGGGATTATTTTGGGTGATACATTTCCTGATATTTGGATTATTTTAGGTATACTTTTAATAGTTGTAAGTGGATTTTTAGTTTCGTTAAAAAAGGATTAGTATGAATGATTTTGTATTAATAATTGACATAATGATTGCGCTTTTCGTTATTGTTATTATTGCATGGTATATCCATGACAAATATGTTCAAAGAGATCATCAATTATTGGTAAACTATCCAATAATTGGTAGATTAAGGTATTTATTTGAAGAGTTTAGAGAACCTTTTAGACAATATTTTGGGGATGAAAAATTTTATGAGTCTAAAGATAAACTTGATTGGGTTTATAAAGCTGCAAGGGATTTACCAAATTATGCATCTTTTTCTCCTTCTCAACCTTTACCTAAACCAAAGTTCATGTTAAGACATGCAAATATAGTATTAAATGAAAATGAAGTAGATACTCATTTTGAAGTTACATTTGGAGAAAATAGAAAATATCCATATCATGCAAAATCAATAATTGCAAGAAGTGCTATGAGTGATGGTTCTATTTCCCCTGAAGGTACAAGAGCTTTTGTACGTGGAGCATTTATGGGAGGATTCCCTATAAACTCAGGTGAGGGTGGTTTAACTTCAAATTTCTTTGTAACACATAGAAATTATAAACCTGAGTATATGACAGAGGTTCATGGAACGATTACTCAACGATTTGCTAAAAAAGTAGTTCAAAAACTTTTTAATGGAGCTATGGCTGCTGATGCATATAGAAGTTTGGTTTTCAAAAAAGATCCAGAAGCAGAGACTTATGTATTTGATTTGAAATCAGAAATATTTCATAGACCAAATTGGGAAGCTCCTTTAGAAAACTTTCCAACAGAAGTTCCAGAAGATATGCCAGATATAATTTTGCAATTAAGTTCTGGATTATATGGAGCAAGGGATAAACAAGGGAATTTTGATCCTGACAGATATCAAAAAACTATGCGTTTTTGTAAAATGACAGAGATTAAAATGGCTCAAGGAGCTAAACAAACAGGTGGAAAACTTATTGCAGATAAAGTAAGTGCTGCAATTGCATATTATAGAAATGTTGAACCACATAAAGATTTATTTTCACCAAATAGATTCCCTTATGCAAATAGTGTAGAAGAATTATTTGATTTTGTTGGAAAATTACAATCATTATCGGATAAACCAGTAGGATTAAAAATAGTAATTTCTGATATTGAAAATATAGAACCATATGCAAAAGAGATAAGAAAAAGAGTAGATGAGGGTAACAGTGCATATCCTGATTTTATCTCTATTGATGGAGGAAGTGGAGGAAGTGCTACTGCTCCAATTGAAATGATGGAAAGAATTGGTCTTAATGCAAGAGATTCAATATATTTAGTTGATAAAATATTAACTGATTATAATGTAAGAGATAAAGTTAGAGTTGTTGCAAGTGGAAAAGTTTTAACTCCAGATGATGTTATAATTTTAATGTCTTTGGGTGCTGATTTTATACAAATTGCAAGAGGATTTATGATGAGTGCAGGTTGTATTAGAGCTAGATATTGTTCAGGAACTAATGGTCATGAATGTCCAGTTGGATTAGCAACTCAAAATAAAAGTAAAAGAAAAAAATATTTTGTATACAAACATGCTAAATATGTAAGGGATTATCATAACAACTTATTAAAAGGTGTTAAAGGTTTACTTGCAGTTATGGGATTAAGTAGTATTAAAAAATTAAATAGACATAGACTTATCTTCGTAGATAAAGATGGTAAAGTACATGATAATATTGATCAAGTTTTCAAAAGAAGATTAGATATAGGAAAAGATAAAGAGGACGAATTTCATGAATCTAGATAAAGTAATTGCTGGTTTTTTTATTATTTTAGCAATGACAATAAATTTTGGTTTTTTCTATGGAGATATGGATTCCTTAGAAATGCATAGTAAATATGAACTATTTGCAGCAATTATAATTAATATAATTGCAACAACACTGAAACTTGGTGATAAAACACAAATGGGTTCAGTATTACTTGCAACATCATTAGTAGCAGATATTCAATTAATTGCAGCAGCAACTATTTGGACTGTTGCTGAGTATGCGTACTCTATTGATAAAGAGATAGTTGGTATGATTATTTCATTATCTGGTGGGGCATTATTAGCAAATATTACATCAGTTACTTTGTATATTGGTGAAACTATAAAATCAAAAAGATAAAAGGTTAAAAAGTGAAAAATAGTTCACTATTTATCATTCTTTATAGAATGAGAATGCCTTTTATAATAATTATTGTAGCTTATACAATTGCAATTATAGGGCTACTTCTTATTGATGGTAAGGATGCAAGTGGGCAACCTTACCATATGTCTATTTTCGAAGCATTCTATTTTGTAACTTATATGGCAACTACTATTGGATTTGGTGAAACACCATACGAATTTACATATGCCCAAAGAATCTGGGTAAGTATGTCAGTTTATATTACAGTAGTTGGTTGGTTTTACGGAGTTGGTGCTTTAGTTAGATTATTACAAGACAAGCTTTTTTTACAAGAGATTGAAAAAAGTAGATTTAAAAGGCAATTAAAAGGTATTAAACAAAGATTTATTATTATTTTGGGTTATAATCAAATAACAAGCGAAATAATAAAAAGAGCAATAGAGCAAGATATAAGAACAGTAGTAATAGAACAAAATGAAGAGAGAGGAAACGATTTACTTCTTGAAAATTTTACTCCTACTGTACCATTATTAGTTGCAGATGCACATAGTTCTGTATCTTTAGAAGAAGCAGGAATTAAAAAACATAACTGCAAAGGTTTGGTTGCACTATTTGAAGACGATGCTTTGAATTTAAGAATTGCTCTTACTTCTAAACTATTAAATAAAAACGTTAAATTAGCAATAAAGTCAACAACAGAAAATCATACTGAAAATTTGAGAGATTTAAATGTAGAGATAATTGCTAATCCATTTTTAATTATTTCAAATGAAATAAATATGGCAATTAATGCACCAAATTTACTTAAACTTGAAAAATGGTTATATAAAGTAGATACATTAAACTCTTCATTACCTCTTTTCCCAAAAGGAAAATATATATTTTGTGGATTTGGAAGAATGGGACAAACTGTTTATGAAAGATTGAAAATGAGTAATATTGAAGCTCATTTTATTGAAATAGATAAAAATAAGCAGTTAATTATAAAAGATGATAAAAATGCATTAATTACTTATGCAAATGCAGATGATAAAGATACGTTAATTCAAATTGGAATAGAAGATTCAATAGCAATAATAGCAGCAACAGGGAATGACACAACAAATTTATCAATTTTAGCAACAGCAAAAAAATTAAATCCAAAAATCATGACAATAGCAAGACAAAATGAGATA harbors:
- a CDS encoding type II secretion system protein GspD, which translates into the protein MKSLFTIMILCTILLSKEKPNVKFENLPLKEFVKISSKILDKNILLNSELKGSVDFYSTKPLKEEQLLVLLKNSLNTNGYDLIDEKYYYKVIKKDATSIKSKTIVLKNIDVNELYLNLKNMKSEIFKNVNFLKMNTNNSITIIGKENSINTISKYILNIDKNNKKRVSKVITLKNSEAKNITKIINDYLSKNKISNLFVSLDIDSNSLVLIGSSKQVILIENLINQLDKDEIQVYLKAKIVEVNRTLLKEVGMKYGLLSGKTNSSGIYTIASNFNSRVSNSFDISDIGLSLPTLKSSLSLAATLSLLQENYALKIVSEPSILCINNKSSSIYVGESISLQTDSTVTTGGNTSYSYERTDIGLKLDVKPRVSKDVNKVRLNIKTILEGIKNSSTNNQPDTTKKQIDTSVIVKNGESIILGGLIENRKENIDQSIPLLSSIPIMGDLFKYKNTQNIQKNLVVVITPYIVPNTKDLTFIRNQLSKLKSIENSFINEIVKKQKSKNEEKRVSSEELHKKRVKEMLGI
- a CDS encoding YigZ family protein, yielding MNFVKENFSATFEEKKSKFIAYLFPISKFDDVMKSLKEGHPKARHHVYAYRYLNEFDQIVENSSDDGEPKGTSGKPSLNVLSGHELINTAVIIVRYFGGVKLGTGGLVRAYSDAVNKVIDAATLFEYEKLSEKQINCEYSELSKIEYDLQQLDIQVKNKTFTQNVMLQLEATKEKFEKLKKNLPRHISLQ
- a CDS encoding potassium channel family protein, which produces MKNSSLFIILYRMRMPFIIIIVAYTIAIIGLLLIDGKDASGQPYHMSIFEAFYFVTYMATTIGFGETPYEFTYAQRIWVSMSVYITVVGWFYGVGALVRLLQDKLFLQEIEKSRFKRQLKGIKQRFIIILGYNQITSEIIKRAIEQDIRTVVIEQNEERGNDLLLENFTPTVPLLVADAHSSVSLEEAGIKKHNCKGLVALFEDDALNLRIALTSKLLNKNVKLAIKSTTENHTENLRDLNVEIIANPFLIISNEINMAINAPNLLKLEKWLYKVDTLNSSLPLFPKGKYIFCGFGRMGQTVYERLKMSNIEAHFIEIDKNKQLIIKDDKNALITYANADDKDTLIQIGIEDSIAIIAATGNDTTNLSILATAKKLNPKIMTIARQNEIEDFSIFESANIDHIFMPSKILINKTTNALINPLSDVFIRKIANNEEIWAAKLVRRLFETIDENPLLFELEIDSEQAYEVVRYLKTKEELTLNIFRVSLHNKEQKNNVVPLLLVRNNDDILLPEWEENIQIGDKILFACDKHAKNDMEYIAQNIYEFYYALTGKEKRTIFKGFK
- a CDS encoding DMT family transporter, translating into MKEDVSLGIKYMLLASLLFAFMGASAKELSDSMSSVEVVFFRNVFGVAIILFSIYKRPLKQVGGKPFLLIFRGTIGFIALLMFFYNISEIPLGEAMTFSRTSTIFTAIFAYIFVKEKLGFKGWLGVFVGFIGILFITKFDGSNLDKTDWLGILCGVGAALAYTSIRELRNYYDGRSIVLSFMGIGTVGPLILMIISQFYTNEKLDFMLATFVMPGTKDIIYIVLLGLFATYAQIFMTKAYSCAKAGIIGTISYSNIAFSIILGIILGDTFPDIWIILGILLIVVSGFLVSLKKD
- the murA gene encoding UDP-N-acetylglucosamine 1-carboxyvinyltransferase is translated as MKYLKISGKTKLQGEIAISGAKNAALPLLASTILAKNDIKIGNLPDVVDINTLLKLLEKLGSSYSRNKNLIDINTSKINNTKATYDIVKTMRASILVLGPLLARFGHCEVSLPGGCAIGQRPVDLHLKALEQMGATIEIKNGYIQAICESGLKGTKIVFDKVTVGGTENIIMAASLATGTTTIINAAKEPEIVQLCEVLQNAGVNIEGIGTSKIIIEGTDGKLLEFKDFDIIPDRIEAGTYLCAAAITNSKITIQNVIPLHLEAVISKLEEMNFEIIQTQDSLTILPTDEIKPVNIITSEYPGFPTDMQAQFMALATQANGASTIDERLFENRFMHVSELLRLGADIHLNGNIATINGSANSLNGTDVMATDLRASSALVLAALVAKGETNIHRIYHLDRGYEDLEGKLSKIGVNIKRFDE
- a CDS encoding DUF6394 family protein, whose amino-acid sequence is MNLDKVIAGFFIILAMTINFGFFYGDMDSLEMHSKYELFAAIIINIIATTLKLGDKTQMGSVLLATSLVADIQLIAAATIWTVAEYAYSIDKEIVGMIISLSGGALLANITSVTLYIGETIKSKR
- a CDS encoding HNH endonuclease produces the protein MHLNSDFIISGTIIILLLIPLYIYRKKVFTLFKRNGDFNTFIHDVKIHLEDTYPNISFQLDEIIKRTENEKDSKRRQILIIEDLVSQFVDYEYDLQTQTCIDKDLLWSNYEAGSKPINNKRPNDWAKRKDFTYRRDNCKCKRCGLKIASSDAYVSFVKPLSKGGGYNFENLITLCIDCNKILSSESKENKQRHPLIEEDLLKKVK
- a CDS encoding FMN-binding glutamate synthase family protein, which produces MNDFVLIIDIMIALFVIVIIAWYIHDKYVQRDHQLLVNYPIIGRLRYLFEEFREPFRQYFGDEKFYESKDKLDWVYKAARDLPNYASFSPSQPLPKPKFMLRHANIVLNENEVDTHFEVTFGENRKYPYHAKSIIARSAMSDGSISPEGTRAFVRGAFMGGFPINSGEGGLTSNFFVTHRNYKPEYMTEVHGTITQRFAKKVVQKLFNGAMAADAYRSLVFKKDPEAETYVFDLKSEIFHRPNWEAPLENFPTEVPEDMPDIILQLSSGLYGARDKQGNFDPDRYQKTMRFCKMTEIKMAQGAKQTGGKLIADKVSAAIAYYRNVEPHKDLFSPNRFPYANSVEELFDFVGKLQSLSDKPVGLKIVISDIENIEPYAKEIRKRVDEGNSAYPDFISIDGGSGGSATAPIEMMERIGLNARDSIYLVDKILTDYNVRDKVRVVASGKVLTPDDVIILMSLGADFIQIARGFMMSAGCIRARYCSGTNGHECPVGLATQNKSKRKKYFVYKHAKYVRDYHNNLLKGVKGLLAVMGLSSIKKLNRHRLIFVDKDGKVHDNIDQVFKRRLDIGKDKEDEFHESR
- a CDS encoding HdrB C-terminal domain-containing protein, which encodes MKLEVSLFRFDYKSDYIPFYKKYFIKVENEKTLLDLLNTMNEEDEFFYDKNEDSQVVLNNVVIDCSTTLEEIYNNFSSELTIEPLSKRRSMTDLIINDDDFYEKLEILDNFLDEEDKAYYKSLKKYYYASNTLNFEKNYIGDSVLLIADYIIDKKPQLKNDILKVIKKHPVGIQYHTSLKNRVFNLDENIETKILKLKEELNFFKKEEEQNFKINKTTNFSLEKVTSVTNNIKNSFCDFNISYYGENHHFIKSYLEKLNCKIVDLESKQLDLNKSSFHVNNKLTFKIAGEVIQEAFDKGSDFLVVNDINDFYILDYNRKELKKQIKREIDLPIIHLQELNLLVEGNVDEVSNYFKKHSINPGLI